One genomic window of Syngnathoides biaculeatus isolate LvHL_M chromosome 13, ASM1980259v1, whole genome shotgun sequence includes the following:
- the nedd8l gene encoding NEDD8 ubiquitin like modifier, like yields MLIKVKTLTGKEIEIDIEPTDKVERIKERVEEKEGIPPQQQRLIYSGKQMNDEKTAADYKIQGGSVLHLVLALRGGKAYHTPDVQLLVS; encoded by the exons ATGTTGATCAAAGTGAAG ACGCTGACTGGAAAAGAAATAGAAATTGACATTGAGCCCACAGACAAG GTGGAGCGAATCAAAGAAAGGGTGGAAGAAAAGGAAGGGATACCACCTCAACAACAAAGGCTTATCTACAGCGGAAAACAGAT GAATGATGAGAAGACGGCAGCAGACTACAAAATCCAAGGAGGCTCAGTGCTCCATCTGGTGTTGGCGTTAAGGGGAGGCAAAGCATACCACACACCTGATGTACAACTCCTAGTGTCATGA
- the LOC133510924 gene encoding RING finger protein 212B-like, translating into MDWFHCNQCFSRSGSKFTLSTCGHICCEACIKSEQCVICGTSCNYRYITDQMKPQEKVFFKDPVKLIQSRLEHISQIADFQRTQMERATAYFKHKSVELEKHLKEITQQSYRQIAELNRENADLKSQNMELKREMAELKKPLSQRRVSPGQFNTKGVQRISLPVAVTSPVTPHLRTMSQFESADSPLWTRNRGLASRTTPGSTTSFSSHSPLLGHGHRTPASVSPSIRSPNLYRFQTMTGLSIHSPRQ; encoded by the exons ATGGATTGGTTCCACTGTAACCAGTGCTTTTCAAGATCAGGATCAAAGTTTACCCTGTCCACCTGTGGACACATCTGCTGCGAGGCCTGCATTAAATCGG AGCAATGTGTCATATGCGGAACCAGCTGCAATTATCGGTACATCACAGATCAG ATGAAACCACaagaaaaggtgtttttcaagGATCCTGTGAAGCTCATCCAATCACGGCTAGAACACATTTCACAG ATTGCCGATTTTCAACGGACACAAATGGAGCGAGCAACAGCGTACTTCAAGCACAAGTCAGttgaactggaaaaacatctgaaaGAAATCACACAGCAGAGTTACAG gCAAATTGCTGAATTGAACCGAGAGAATGCTGAtctaaaaagtcaaaatatggAGCTAAAAAGAGAGATGGCAGAGCTAAAAAAGCCTCTTTCGCAGAGGCGG GTCTCCCCAGGACAATTTAACACAAAGGG TGTTCAAAGGATCTCTCTTCCTGTGGCTGTCACTTCTCCAG TTACCCCTCATTTAAGAACTATGAG TCAATTCGAATCAGCAGATTCTCCATTGTGGACAAGAAACAGAGGTCTTGCATCTCGTACA ACTCCTGGATCGACCACTTCTTTTTCTAGCCACAGCCCTCTACTTGGACATGGACACA GGACTCCGGCCTCTGTCAGCCCATCTATCAG ATCACCAAACCTCTACCGGTTTCAGACGATGACTGGATTATCAATACACTCGCCGAGGCAATAA
- the zp3f.2 gene encoding zona pellucida glycoprotein 3f, tandem duplicate 2: MPLHFCLGVILLAVFVTADVVLDDDYNEDEAIQINCLKQSVNITWRISPELAPYSNRLFLGNCIRSSMVGLPSGDWQLHFDYKFRDCKFKKKLTGKHLIHQNVLTYKPGVKSSPPAYEYFFECVQKRPDGWLPPFLTPGASVSSGRGGLIFHLALLNEQMSGIAKSNVIPLGSFMPIWAAVEQKGHQPLRLFMEECVAAPTAQLQPQQQVYPIILNKGCLTDSVNGNSVFLPRYHSSALVLSLQSFMLGVGRVYIHCKLVAWDPEVLDESRKACQYSKQIGEWELLDDPSQNNLCGCCDHTCRSRHKRGATRGDSQGLTQLSVLGPLVIVDMSDESLA; encoded by the exons ATGCCGCTCCATTTCTGCTTAGGTGTGATACTCCTTGCTGTTTTTGTAACAGCTGATGTTGTTCTTGATGATGATTATAATGAAGATGAAG CTATCCAAATAAACTGTTTGAAGCAGTCTGTGAACATCACATGGAGGATCAGTCCTGAGCTGGCGCCGTACTCAAACCGTCTCTTCCTCGGAAACTGCATACGCTCGAGTATGGTCGGTTTACCGAGTGGAGATTGGCAACTACATTTTGATTACAAGTTCAGGGACTGTAAATTTAAGAAAAAG CTAACAGGAAAACATCTTATTCATCAAAATGTATTGACTTACAAACCAGGGGTGAAGTCAAGCCCCCCAGCTTATGAGTATTTCTTTGAATGCGTCCAGAAAAG GCCAGATGGGTGGCTTCCCCCATTTCTGACCCCAGGTGCCAGTGTTTCTTCTGGCCGGGGCGGCCTTATCTTCCACTTAGCACTCCTCAATG AACAAATGTCCGGCATAGCGAAATCAAACGTAATCCCGCTGGGCTCATTCATGCCGATCTGGGCGGCCGTGGAGCAGAAAGGCCATCAACCGTTACGGCTCTTCATGGAGGAATGTGTCGCGGCCCCCACTGCACAGTTGCAACCACAACAGCAAGTTTATCCCATCATTCTCAACAAAGG CTGTCTTACAGATAGTGTCAATGGAAATTCTGTGTTCCTACCTCGATACCATTCATCTGCACTAGTCCTCTCTCTCCAGTCATTCATGTTGGGTGTCGGAAGG gTGTACATTCACTGCAAACTTGTTGCATGGGATCCTGAAGTCCTTGACGAAAGCAGGAAAGCTTGTCAATATTCAAAGCAGATTGGCGA GTGGGAGTTACTAGATGACCCATCCCAGAACAACCTGTGTGGGTGCTGTGATCACACCTGCAGATCTCGGCACAAAAGAGGGGCTACGCGAGGAG ATTCCCAGGGGTTGACTCAACTTTCAGTGCTGGGACCGTTGGTGATTGTGGATATGTCAGATGAAAGTCTGGCCTAA
- the LOC133510859 gene encoding zona pellucida sperm-binding protein 3-like produces the protein MMAFIWHSALLLSFFAAISVYADVKLDCRPDFVLAVWTESRLHADTSLFRLGTCVPTSISAREATFSVEYTDCNFRTMVTGNQVVHTNDLTYLSPGSQTQTFVHPVVCTFDRPKGWTPLSYEPVFSTYGQSDLMFHMALMNEDFTGPAESTRFVLGSFIPIMARVDEKTHQPLLLLMEECIATTTPDSQPDHFYNIIGNKGCLLDSKVSRSKFEPRQVPSEVKLSLQAFRFALEEEVFIHCKLVAWDPSGIDNTKKACNFVKGHGWELLDNPTHSKLCDCCETTCKSRWSRSVTSGKHGIIQNAVLGPLTITEEGTSYD, from the exons ATGATGGCTTTCATTTGGCATAGTGCATTGCTTCTGAGCTTCTTTGCTGCCATTTCAGTGTATGCAG ATGTCAAGCTGGACTGTAGGCCTGATTTTGTGTTGGCGGTGTGGACGGAAAGCAGACTTCATGCTGATACATCGCTTTTCCGCTTGGGGACGTGTGTTCCTACCAGCATCTCTGCTCGAGAAGCAACTTTCAGCGTTGAGTATACAGACTGTAACTTCAGGACAATG GTCACTGGAAACCAAGTCGTACACACCAATGACTTGACTTATCTGTCTCCTGGTTCTCAAACGCAAACCTTTGTTCATCCTGTTGTTTGCACATTTGACAG gccAAAAGGCTGGACTCCACTCAGCTATGAGCCGGTGTTCTCAACTTATGGCCAATCAGATCTTATGTTTCATATGGCACTTATGAATG AGGACTTCACTGGCCCAGCTGAATCAACCCGTTTTGTACTTGGTTCATTCATTCCAATCATGGCTCGTGTGGATGAAAAAACCCATCAGCCATTGCTCCTGCTGATGGAGGAGTGCATAGCAACCACTACACCAGACTCGCAGCCTGACCATTTTTACAACATTATTGGCAATAAAGG GTGCCTTTTGGACAGTAAGGTGTCTCGTTCCAAATTTGAACCAAGGCAGGTCCCATCAGAAGTCAAATTATCCCTTCAGGCATTTAGATTTGCTCTGGAAGAAGAG GTGTTCATCCACTGTAAACTTGTGGCTTGGGATCCATCTGGTATTGACAACACTAAGAAGGCGTGCAACTTTGTCAAAGGGCATGG tTGGGAGCTGTTGGACAACCCCACTCATAGCAAGTTATGTGACTGTTGTGAAACTACCTGCAAATCTAGGTGGTCAAGGAGTGTCACTTCAg GGAAACATGGAATCATCCAGAATGCAGTCCTTGGACCCCTGACGATCACTGAAGAGGGAACGTCCTATGATTAG